The following coding sequences are from one Gadus morhua chromosome 10, gadMor3.0, whole genome shotgun sequence window:
- the kcnk4a gene encoding potassium channel subfamily K member 4, whose amino-acid sequence MRRLTLLALLVGVMLYLAMGALVFRTLEAPQESQAYDRLVDVRDRFLRNHSHCVSPEAFNQLMMGMVSAVDAGLDLSSSLSNYTSNWDLINAFFFCGTIITTIGFGNLSPRTWFGQLFCVCYALVGIPMFGILLAGVSDHMGTVLRKAVARIETLFLKRNLSPTIVRVSSAVISILIGCLIFLVVPTLVFQEVERWTFLESIYFVVITLTTVGFGDFVPGSGRDSDIILKPLVWLWIVFGLAYFASILAMIGKWLRVLSKRTRAEMEELRAHATDWHQNIQNMDFRIPNPLEFNDPFLLQRRRWKRSERRRVRRGAQATLGYLVRGGSENGHLRNRWPDLPGGSMVWLETGLPPGPGAKGRGGVEVATVPRAGLGLGGHPGVRSFARSLSLPVAHSTLRLDLLRPRLGGPGGPLSSCDSRSDAVSRSSRSSCSSCSSGPEGFQPGPPPGRGAAEEEKAWPGPPARPPSPEEDSATELRELLLVSGPDDPEQGPSPVSTRRPSSSSPSPPPPPPSLGPSPPPSPPPPPPPDCQLLDFFGENLAYIDESSDTLSDRAQPEGGGAEPGGGRPRKPNRKRSMRRAPPAQLSPLVARKRHSSDIQPPSNPPTPPPHSPL is encoded by the exons CGACCGGCTGGTGGACGTCAGGGACCGCTTCCTCCGCAACCACTCTCACTGCGTCAGCCCCGAGGCCTTCAACCAGCtcatgatg GGCATGGTATCGGCTGTGGATGCAGGCCTGGATCTGAGCAGCAGTTTGTCGAACTACACTAGCAACTGGGACCTTATCAATGCTTTCTTCTTCTGCGggaccatcatcaccaccatcg GCTTTGGGAACCTGTCCCCTCGCACCTGGTTCGGCCAGCTCTTCTGCGTCTGCTACGCCCTGGTGGGTATCCCGATGTTTGGCATTCTGCTGGCCGGGGTCAGCGACCACATGGGCACCGTGCTCCGGAAGGCCGTGGCCCGGATCGAGACCCTGTTCCTG AAGCGCAACCTCAGTCCCACCATAGTTCGCGTGAGTTCGGCGGTGATCTCCatcctgattggctgcctgATCTTCCTGGTGGTGCCCACACTGGTGTtccaggaggtggagaggtggaCCTTCCTGGAGTCCATCTACTTTGTAGTCATCACTCTCACCACCGTGGGCTTTGGAGACTTCGTTCCAG GCTCAGGCCGTGACAGCGACATCATCCTGAAGCCTCTGGTGTGGCTGTGGATCGTGTTCGGCCTGGCCTACTTCGCCTCCATCCTGGCCATGATCGGTAAATGGCTGAGGGTGCTCTCCAAGAGGACCCGCGCCGAG atggAGGAGCTCCGGGCCCACGCCACCGACTGGCACCAGAACATCCAGAACATGGACTTCCGGATCCCCAACCCGCTGGAGTTCAACGACCCCTTCCTGCTGCAGCGCCGCCGCTGGAAGCGCAGCGAGCGGCGGCGGGTGCGGCGGGGGGCGCAGGCCACCCTGGGGTACCTGGTGCGCGGCGGGTCCGAGAACGGACACCTGCGCAACCGCTGGCCGGACCTCCCGGGGGGCTCCATGGTGTGGCTGGAGACCGGCCTCCCGCCCGGCCCCGGGGCCAAGGGCCGCGGGGGCGTGGAGGTGGCCACGGTGCCCCGGGCGGGGCTCGGCCTGGGGGGGCACCCGGGGGTGCGCTCGTTCGcccgctcgctctcgctccccgTGGCGCACTCCACCCTGAGGCTGGACCTCCTGCGGCCCCGGCtgggggggcccgggggcccGCTGTCGTCCTGCGACTCCCGCTCAGACGCCGTGTCccgctcctcccgctcctcctgctcctcctgctcctcgggGCCCGAGGGCTTCCAGCCCGGCCCGCCGCCGGGCCGCggcgcggcggaggaggagaaggcgtggcccggccccccggcccgtcccccctccccggaGGAAGACTCTGCGACCGAGCTCCGGGAGCTGCTCCTGGTCTCGGGGCCCGACGATCCGGAGCAGGGGCCGTCCCCTGTCTCCACCCGAcggccttcctcctcctccccctcgccacctcctcctcccccctcgctgggcccctcccccccgccctcgccccccccgccgccgccgcccgacTGCCAGCTGCTGGACTTCTTCGGGGAGAACCTGGCGTACATCGACGAGTCCTCGGACACGCTGAGCGACCGCGCCCAgccggaggggggcggggcggagCCGGGGGGCGGGCGGCCGCGCAAACCAAACAGGaagaggagcatgaggagggCGCCGCCCGCACAGCTCAGCCCCCTGGTGGCCAGGAAGAGGCACAGCAGTGACATACAGCCGCCGTCCAAcccccccacaccgcccccACACTCCCCCCTCTGA
- the tgfb5 gene encoding transforming growth factor beta-2 proprotein: protein MYLTRLLFLLLRLAVTLDGLNTCQFFNLDEQKSKRIEAVRGQILSKLRIRSPPARQETPPTDTVPPEVMLLYNSTRELLKERARQAESACDRESSEEDYYAKEVQRIDMLPPRADTNAVNPESPSPHYRTVHFDVSGVELANSTLVKAEFRIFRAPNPQASAAEQRVEVYQLLMPGEESVSTQRYVDSRNVQPRAKGSWMSVEVTETVKDWLGDTEKNLGLRLSVHCPCCTFVPSTNNILPNKSEELEALFAGVDDLQLRQMQRPGQTKGQPDFSTKTPHLILTLLPGDRADNPNKRSRKRRAAAVDSSTCSRNSEQGCCLRSLYIDFRRDLNWKWIHEPKGYKANFCAGSCPYLWSADNHYNMILPLYNKMNPEASASPCCVPQDLEPLTIVYFMGRTPRVEQLSNMVVKSCKCR, encoded by the exons ATGTATCTcacccgcctcctcttcctgctgctgAGGCTGGCGGTCACCCTCGACGGGCTCAACACCTGCCAGTTTTTCAACCTGGACGAGCAGAAGTCCAAACGCATCGAGGCGGTCCGCGGGCAAATCCTTAGCAAGCTCCGCATCAGGAGTCCACCGGCCAGGCAAGAGACCCCCCCGACCGACACGGTTCCCCCAGAGGTCATGCTCCTCTACAACAGCACGAGGGAGCTGCTCAAAGAGCGTGCGCGTCAGGCCGAGTCCGCGTGCGACCGCGAGAGTAGCGAAGAGGATTATTACGCAAAAGAGGTGCAGCGTATTGACATGTTGCCGCCCCGGGCAGATACCA ATGCGGTGAACCCGGAGTCGCCCAGTCCCCACTACAGGACGGTCCACTTCGACGTCAGCGGCGTGGAGCTCGCCAACAGCACCCTGGTGAAGGCCGAGTTCCGGATCTTCCGGGCCCCGAACCCGCAGGCCAGCGCCGCCGAACAGAGAGTAGAGGTTTATCAG ctgcTGATGCCGGGTGAGGAGAGCGTCTCCACACAGCGCTATGTGGACTCCAGGAACGTGCAGCCGCGAGCCAAAGGGAGCTGGATGTCTGTGGAGGTCACGGAGACGGTGAAGGACTGGCTGGGAGACACAG AGAAGAACCTGGGCCTGAGGCTGAGCGTCCACTGCCCCTGCTGCACTTTCGTCCCGTCCACCAACAACATCCTGCCCAACAAGAgcgaggagctggaggcgcTCTTCGCAG gtgtggaCGACCTGCAGCTCCGACAGATGCAGCGGCCGGGCCAGACCAAGGGCCAGCCCGACTTCAGCACCAAGACCCCCCACCTCATCCTCACCCTGCTGCCTGGCGACCGCGCGGACAACCCCAACAAGAGGAGCCGCAAGAGGAGGGCGGCCGCCGTcgactcctccacctgctcccg GAATTCCGAGCAGGGCTGCTGCCTGCGCTCGCTCTACATCGACTTCCGGCGCGACCTCAACTGGAAGTGGATCCACGAACCCAAGGGCTACAAGGCCAACTTCTGCGCAGGCAGCTGCCCCTATCTCTGGAGCGCCGACAACCACTACAACATG ATCCTCCCTCTGTACAACAAGATGAACCCCGAGGCGTCGGCGTCCCCCTGCTGCGTCCCCCAGGACCTGGAGCCCCTCACTATCGTGTACTTCATGGGCCGGACCCCCCGCGTGGAGCAGCTCTCCAACATGGTGGTCAAGTCCTGCAAGTGCCgctaa
- the trmt112 gene encoding multifunctional methyltransferase subunit TRM112-like protein: MKLLTHNMLTSHVKGVTKGYPLLIKATEVKVNEVEFNSQFVSRMIPKLEWSALVQAAEGLGHLEDLPAELVADYENNEEFLKKVHKVLLEVEVVEGSLQCPESGREFPISRGVPNMLLNEDEV; encoded by the exons ATGAAGCTACTGACGCACAACATGCTGACGTCCCACGTGAAGGGGGTGACCAAGGGCTACCCGCTGCTCATCAAG GCAACAGAGGTGAAGGTGAACGAGGTGGAGTTCAACTCCCAGTTTGTGAGCCGGATGATCCCCAAGCTGGAGTGGAGTGCACTGGTGCAGGCTGCTGAAGGG CTTGGCCACCTGGAAGATCTCCCCGCTGAGCTGGTGGCCGACTACGAAAACAACGAAGAGTTCCTGAAGAAGGTCCACAAAGTGCTGCTggag gttgaggtggtggaggggagccTGCAGTGTCCGGAGTCGGGCCGTGAGTTCCCCATCTCCCGGGGGGTCCCCAACATGCTGCTGAACGAGGATGAGGTCTAG